From Medicago truncatula cultivar Jemalong A17 chromosome 7, MtrunA17r5.0-ANR, whole genome shotgun sequence, a single genomic window includes:
- the LOC120576829 gene encoding uncharacterized protein, producing the protein MAELEATIANATSTSTSSASTRLKEVGKLFGQFFELLFAIIGFAKMNTSKGKSQADINSIMMALVFMVSLYYLALVLVTMLHLHIKSFLPSKMIILLLGSVVSILALMVISPTIAWIYLGFWIFIFALMCYKSKNELYQWIPERIKKVFEGKTESGISELPVVRSLPI; encoded by the exons ATGGCTGAATTAGAAGCTACAATTGcaaatgcaacttcaacttcaacttcATCAGCTTCAACAAG ATTGAAAGAAGTGGGAAAATTATTTGGCCAATTTTTCGAGCTATTGTTTGCAATCATCGGGTTTGCGAAAATGAACACAAGTAAGGGAAAGTCTCAAGCTGATATCAATTCAATTATGATGGCTTTAGTTTTCATGGTTTCTCTTTACTACCTGGCTTTGGTGCTTGTCACAATGCTACATCTTCACATCAAGAGCTTCCTTCCTTCCAAGATGATCATTCTTTTACTTGGAAGTGTTGTTTCAATTTTAGCTTTAATGGTTATTTCGCCGACAATTGCATGGATTTATTTGGGTTTTTGGATCTTTATCTTTGCTTTGATGTGCTATAAGAGTAAAaatgaactctatcaatggattCCAGAAAGGATCAAGAAAGTTTTTGAGGGTAAAACTGAGAGTGGTATTTCCGAGTTACCTGTAGTTAGGTCGCTTCCTatataa